From Lolium perenne isolate Kyuss_39 chromosome 5, Kyuss_2.0, whole genome shotgun sequence, a single genomic window includes:
- the LOC127302228 gene encoding putative F-box/FBD/LRR-repeat protein At4g03220 produces MELRSDSALTLQSLPGPPPRSPPRRYPYPHGGGGEDRISALPDDVLLQVIVRFRCARAAALTSAVSRRWRGLWRHLSELSFRDIPSDAASTALRQVVCPALSRLEIEIPEEHRIMDPARVSALLHAAARLAPEDLVVDLWGHCKDRDIPIHIPSFQRATSINLRVVNLYLTLPAGGIDEFPLLERLSVAGCRFDGMAEMINRCPNLRVLEVCGCWGLDTVKIHSPTIEELVLDNNGVLGNLDVVAPVLEQFRLQATMGRDFNVLFSAPMVRYLWWWCSCGQRNVGIGEAWYLRSLDLWTEESVYVLQLNIDFSTHMPVDHDLIQQIAQLPQFSVLKIYLAAYGHVFGAPVLDLLGTYTGILRLKVVIRNLERTQVCLPGCLCDASRPYWRSQSIPLLFLEEIEIDGFEGTSHEVDFLKLLFRCATLMKRMTVRLSRKVFPSDGGYEEMRKIFEAYASVECLVYGSSGRVVDI; encoded by the exons ATGGAATTGCGATCGGACAGTGCCCTCACCCTTCAATCGCTGCCAGGACCTCCCCCTCGATCCCCGCCACGGCGCTACCCCTACCcacacggcggcggcggagaggacCGAATCAGCGCCCTTCCGGACGACGTGCTGCTCCAGGTCATCGTCCGTTTCCGctgcgcccgcgccgccgccctcaCGAGCGCCGTCTCCCGCCGGTGGCGCGGCCTCTGGAGGCACCTCTCCGAGCTCTCCTTCCGCGACATCCCCTCGGACGCAGCCAGCACCGCCCTCCGCCAGGTCGTCTGCCCCGCACTATCCCGCCTCGAAATAGAGATCCCCGAGGAGCACAGGATCATGGACCCTGCCCGCGTCTCCGCGCTGCTCCACGCCGCCGCGCGGCTCGCCCCGGAGGATCTCGTCGTCGATCTCTGGGGCCACTGCAAAGACCGTGACATCCCCATCCACATCCCCTCCTTCCAACGCGCCACATCGATCAACCTACGCGTGGTcaacctctatctgacactaccgGCGGGGGGCATCGACGAGTTTCCCCTTCTGGAGAGGTTGTCTGTCGCTGGCTGCCGCTTCGACGGCATGGCTGAGATGATCAACCGGTGCCCGAACCTGCGCgtgctggaggtgtgcgggtgctgGGGCCTCGACACGGTCAAAATCCACTCGCCGACGATCGAGGAGCTTGTCCTGGACAACAACGGTGTGCTGGGTAACCTTGATGTCGTGGCCCCAGTGCTCGAGCAGTTCAGGCTGCAGGCCACCATGGGCAGGGACTTCAACGTGCTATTCTCAGCGCCGATGGTACGGTATCTCTGGTGGTGGTGCTCATGCGGGCAGCGGAATGTCGGAATCGGCGAGGCTTGGTACCTGAGAAGCCTGGATCTGTGGACAGAGGAGAGTGTCTACGTCTTACAGCTCAACATTGATTTTTCG ACGCATATGCCTGTGGACCATGACTTGATTCAACAGATAGCACAGCTTCCTCAATTTTCTGTTCTGAAGATATATTTGGCAGCATATGGACATGTTTTTGGAGCACCAGTGTTGGATCTACTTGGGACTTACACTGGTATACTTAGACTTAAGGTGGTCATACGAAACTTAGAG AGAACACAAGTATGCCTGCCAGGTTGCCTTTGTGATGCATCCCGGCCATACTGGAGAAGTCAAAGTATCCCGCTGCTGTTTCTGGAAGAAATAGAAATAGATGGTTTTGAGGGCACTAGCCATGAAGTTGATTTCTTGAAACTTCTGTTCAGATGCGCAACTCTGATGAAAAGAATGACCGTGAGGTTGTCCCGTAAGGTTTTCCCAAGTGATGGAGGATACGAGGAAATGCGCAAGATTTTCGAGGCGTATGCATCCGTGGAATGCTTAGTTTATGGTAGCTCTGGGCGGGTTGTTGACATATGA